The following are from one region of the Hemibagrus wyckioides isolate EC202008001 linkage group LG24, SWU_Hwy_1.0, whole genome shotgun sequence genome:
- the pdcd6ip gene encoding programmed cell death 6-interacting protein isoform X1 yields MATFISVPLKKTSEVDLVKPLSKFITSAYPAGEEQTEYLRSVDELNKLRKSALGRPLDKHESSLEILLRYYDQLCAVEPKFPFPELCLTFTWKDAFDKGSLFGGSVKLALASVGYEKTCVLFNIGALSSQIASEQNLDNDEGLKTAAKFYQLASGAFAHIKDTVLSALNREPTMDISPETVGTLSQIMLSQAQEVFVIKATADKMKDGIIAKVANQTADFYGDAFKQCQYKENLPKYFYFQEVLPVLAAKHCMMQATAELHQSALAKQKKRFGEEIARLQHATELVKTVASRYDEYVNVKDLSDKISRALTAAKKDNDFIYHDRVPEVKDLEHIGKASLVKATAIQVPLSQKFTDVFEKMVPMLVQQSLSIASSRKAELVNRLVGSLREATNLCNGVLASLNLPAALEDLSGDSVPQSILEKSRAVIQQGGLNSIEQLIKDLPELLQRNREILDESLKILNDEESTDNELRAKFSQRWNRTPSGDLYKPLRAEGGNFRNILDKAVQADQVVKERYNTHCEMIALLCKPENELCAAIPSANPAKTLQGSEVVNVLKAQLAQLDEIKRDREILEGEIKAVTFDMTTKFLTALAQDGAINEEAISTGELDTRYGAYTQRVQQNLRSQEDILAQVQTSHQEFAALKQSNAEANHREEVLKKLASAHDSYIEISSNLREGTKFYNDLTEILLKFQNKCSDIVFARKTEREELLKELQQSIAREPSAPSFNVPAYQSNNPAPAAGGPTPAPRTVFPLQPQAKSQPPARPPPPNFPAQAASSTNAEPNSQALPAVSSNPPPVAPPSAPTQAQGPPYPTYQGYPGFYQMPLPYNQYGYGYGMPYMPFQAQGQAGYPGGPPVQQPYPYPQQPPQQQPYYPQQ; encoded by the exons ATGGCGACGTTTATTTCTGTCCCGTTAAAGAAGACTTCAGAAGTTGACCTGGTGAAACCTCTATCGAAATTCATCACGTCTGCGTATCCGGCGGGTGAGGAGCAGACGGAGTATCTGCGCTCGGTGGATGAGTTGAACAAACTGCGGAAAAGTGCACTGGGGAGGCCGCTGGACAAGCACGAGAGCTCGCTCGAGATCCTGTTACG GTACTATGATCAGCTATGCGCAGTCGAGCCTAAATTTCCTTTCCCTGAG ctgtGTCTGACATTTACATGGAAAGATGCTTTTGATAAAGGATCTCTATTTGGAGGCTCAGTTAAACTTG ctttggcAAGTGTGGGCTATGAGAAAACATGTGTGTTGTTTAACATTGGGGCACTCTCCAGTCAGATAGCGTCAGAGCAGAACCTGGACAATGACGAGGGACTGAAGACAGCTGCCAAGTTCTACCAG TTGGCATCTGGTGCATTTGCACACATAAAGGACACGGTTCTGTCTGCTCTCAATCGGGAGCCGACTATGGATATTTCTCCAGAGACAGTGGGAACACTCAGTCAAATCATGCTCAGCCAAGCGCAAGAGGTCTTTGTCATCAAAGCTACCGCTG ACAAGATGAAAGATGGCATCATTGCTAAGGTAGCCAATCAGACTGCAGATTTCTATGGTGATGCTTTCAAGCAGTGCCAGTACAAAGAGAACCTGCCCAAG tatttttatttccaggaaGTGCTACCAGTCTTGGCTGCCAAGCACTGCATGATGCAAGCCACTGCAGAGCTCCATCAGTCAGCTCTAGCCAAACAGAAGAAACGTTTTGGAGAGGAGATTGCACGTCTTCAG CATGCCACAGAGCTCGTCAAGACTGTAGCCTCACGCTACGATGAGTACGTGAACGTTAAGGATCTCTCTGATAAGATCAGCCGTGCTCTCACAGCTGCTAAGAAAGACAACGACTTCATCTACCACGATCGTGTACCTGAGGTGAAAGACCTGGAGCATATTGGCAAGGCATCCCTTGTCAAGGCAACTGCTATTCAAGTACCACTCAGCCAGAAGTTCACAG aTGTTTTTGAGAAAATGGTGCCTATGTTAGTGCAGCAGTCTTTGAGCATAGCCAGTTCCAGAAAGGCCGAACTGGTCAACAGGCTCGTGGGCAGTTTGCGGGAGGCGACCAACCTGTGTAATGG GGTGTTGGCTTCGCTCAACCTGCCAGCAGCACTAGAGGATCTCTCCGGCGATTCAGTCCCCCAGTCCATCCTGGAGAAGAGTCGTGCAGTGATCCAACAGGGAGGCCTGAACAGCATCGAGCAGCTGATCAAAGATCTGCCAGAACTGCTACAGAGAAACCGAGAAATACTGGATGAG TCTCTTAAGATTTTGAATGATGAGGAGTCAACCGACAATGAGCTCCGAGCTAAATTCAGCCAACGGTGGAACAGAACTCCATCTGGAGATCTATACAAACCCCTCAgagcag AGGGTGGAAATTTCCGAAACATATTGGATAAGGCTGTGCAAGCTGACCAGGTGGTAAAGGAGCGCTATAACACTCACTGTGAGATGATCGCTCTGCTCTGCAAGCCAGAGAACGAGTTGTGTGCGGCCATTCCGTCAGCCAACCCTGCCAAGACTCTTCAGGGCAGTGAG GTGGTAAACGTGTTGAAGGCTCAGTTGGCCCAGCTTGATGAGATCAAACGGGATCGCGAGATTCTGGAAGGAGAGATAAAGGCTGTGACCTTTGACATGACCACAAAATTCCTCACAGCCTTGGCTCAGGATGGAGCCATTAATGAGGAGGCAATTTCCACTGGAGAACTGGACACTCGCTATGGTGCATACACACAGCGTGTTCAGCAGAACCTCCGCTCCCAGGAGGACATACTGGCCCAAGTACAG ACTTCTCATCAGGAGTTTGCAGCACTCAAGCAATCTAATGCTGAAGCCAACCACAGGGAGGAGGTGTTGAAAAAACTGGCCTCAGCTCATGATAGCTACATTGAGATCAGCTCCAATCTTAGAGAGGGCACTAag TTCTACAATGATTTAACAGAAATCCTGCTGAAGTTCCAGAATAAGTGCAGTGACATTGTTTTTGCTCGCAAGACTGAGCGGGAGGAGCTTCtcaa GGAGTTGCAGCAGAGTATTGCTCGTGAGCCAAGCGCACCTTCCTTTAATGTCCCAGCTTACCAGTCTAATAACCCAGCCCCTGCTGCAGGAGGCCCCACCCCTGCTCCTAGGACCGTGTTT CCACTGCAGCCTCAGGCTAAATCACAGCCTCCAGCAAGACCACCACCGCCCAACTTTCCTGCTCAGGCTGCCAGTAGCACCAACGCAGAGCCTAACAGCCAAGCTCTGCCTGCGGTCAGCTCCAATCCCCCACCTGTGGCACCACCCTCTGCACCAACACAGGCTCAAGGACCACCCTACCCCACTTATCAGGGCTATCCAGG gtTTTATCAAATGCCGCTACCGTATAACCAGTATGGATATGGGTATGGCATGCCCTACATGCCCTTTCAAGCTCAGGGACAGGCTGGTTACCCTGGAGGTCCTCCTGTCCAGCAGCCTTACCCGTATCCTCAACAGCCTCCCCAGCAACAGCCCTACTACCCCCAGCAGTAG
- the pdcd6ip gene encoding programmed cell death 6-interacting protein isoform X2, whose translation MATFISVPLKKTSEVDLVKPLSKFITSAYPAGEEQTEYLRSVDELNKLRKSALGRPLDKHESSLEILLRYYDQLCAVEPKFPFPELCLTFTWKDAFDKGSLFGGSVKLALASVGYEKTCVLFNIGALSSQIASEQNLDNDEGLKTAAKFYQLASGAFAHIKDTVLSALNREPTMDISPETVGTLSQIMLSQAQEVFVIKATADKMKDGIIAKVANQTADFYGDAFKQCQYKENLPKEVLPVLAAKHCMMQATAELHQSALAKQKKRFGEEIARLQHATELVKTVASRYDEYVNVKDLSDKISRALTAAKKDNDFIYHDRVPEVKDLEHIGKASLVKATAIQVPLSQKFTDVFEKMVPMLVQQSLSIASSRKAELVNRLVGSLREATNLCNGVLASLNLPAALEDLSGDSVPQSILEKSRAVIQQGGLNSIEQLIKDLPELLQRNREILDESLKILNDEESTDNELRAKFSQRWNRTPSGDLYKPLRAEGGNFRNILDKAVQADQVVKERYNTHCEMIALLCKPENELCAAIPSANPAKTLQGSEVVNVLKAQLAQLDEIKRDREILEGEIKAVTFDMTTKFLTALAQDGAINEEAISTGELDTRYGAYTQRVQQNLRSQEDILAQVQTSHQEFAALKQSNAEANHREEVLKKLASAHDSYIEISSNLREGTKFYNDLTEILLKFQNKCSDIVFARKTEREELLKELQQSIAREPSAPSFNVPAYQSNNPAPAAGGPTPAPRTVFPLQPQAKSQPPARPPPPNFPAQAASSTNAEPNSQALPAVSSNPPPVAPPSAPTQAQGPPYPTYQGYPGFYQMPLPYNQYGYGYGMPYMPFQAQGQAGYPGGPPVQQPYPYPQQPPQQQPYYPQQ comes from the exons ATGGCGACGTTTATTTCTGTCCCGTTAAAGAAGACTTCAGAAGTTGACCTGGTGAAACCTCTATCGAAATTCATCACGTCTGCGTATCCGGCGGGTGAGGAGCAGACGGAGTATCTGCGCTCGGTGGATGAGTTGAACAAACTGCGGAAAAGTGCACTGGGGAGGCCGCTGGACAAGCACGAGAGCTCGCTCGAGATCCTGTTACG GTACTATGATCAGCTATGCGCAGTCGAGCCTAAATTTCCTTTCCCTGAG ctgtGTCTGACATTTACATGGAAAGATGCTTTTGATAAAGGATCTCTATTTGGAGGCTCAGTTAAACTTG ctttggcAAGTGTGGGCTATGAGAAAACATGTGTGTTGTTTAACATTGGGGCACTCTCCAGTCAGATAGCGTCAGAGCAGAACCTGGACAATGACGAGGGACTGAAGACAGCTGCCAAGTTCTACCAG TTGGCATCTGGTGCATTTGCACACATAAAGGACACGGTTCTGTCTGCTCTCAATCGGGAGCCGACTATGGATATTTCTCCAGAGACAGTGGGAACACTCAGTCAAATCATGCTCAGCCAAGCGCAAGAGGTCTTTGTCATCAAAGCTACCGCTG ACAAGATGAAAGATGGCATCATTGCTAAGGTAGCCAATCAGACTGCAGATTTCTATGGTGATGCTTTCAAGCAGTGCCAGTACAAAGAGAACCTGCCCAAG gaaGTGCTACCAGTCTTGGCTGCCAAGCACTGCATGATGCAAGCCACTGCAGAGCTCCATCAGTCAGCTCTAGCCAAACAGAAGAAACGTTTTGGAGAGGAGATTGCACGTCTTCAG CATGCCACAGAGCTCGTCAAGACTGTAGCCTCACGCTACGATGAGTACGTGAACGTTAAGGATCTCTCTGATAAGATCAGCCGTGCTCTCACAGCTGCTAAGAAAGACAACGACTTCATCTACCACGATCGTGTACCTGAGGTGAAAGACCTGGAGCATATTGGCAAGGCATCCCTTGTCAAGGCAACTGCTATTCAAGTACCACTCAGCCAGAAGTTCACAG aTGTTTTTGAGAAAATGGTGCCTATGTTAGTGCAGCAGTCTTTGAGCATAGCCAGTTCCAGAAAGGCCGAACTGGTCAACAGGCTCGTGGGCAGTTTGCGGGAGGCGACCAACCTGTGTAATGG GGTGTTGGCTTCGCTCAACCTGCCAGCAGCACTAGAGGATCTCTCCGGCGATTCAGTCCCCCAGTCCATCCTGGAGAAGAGTCGTGCAGTGATCCAACAGGGAGGCCTGAACAGCATCGAGCAGCTGATCAAAGATCTGCCAGAACTGCTACAGAGAAACCGAGAAATACTGGATGAG TCTCTTAAGATTTTGAATGATGAGGAGTCAACCGACAATGAGCTCCGAGCTAAATTCAGCCAACGGTGGAACAGAACTCCATCTGGAGATCTATACAAACCCCTCAgagcag AGGGTGGAAATTTCCGAAACATATTGGATAAGGCTGTGCAAGCTGACCAGGTGGTAAAGGAGCGCTATAACACTCACTGTGAGATGATCGCTCTGCTCTGCAAGCCAGAGAACGAGTTGTGTGCGGCCATTCCGTCAGCCAACCCTGCCAAGACTCTTCAGGGCAGTGAG GTGGTAAACGTGTTGAAGGCTCAGTTGGCCCAGCTTGATGAGATCAAACGGGATCGCGAGATTCTGGAAGGAGAGATAAAGGCTGTGACCTTTGACATGACCACAAAATTCCTCACAGCCTTGGCTCAGGATGGAGCCATTAATGAGGAGGCAATTTCCACTGGAGAACTGGACACTCGCTATGGTGCATACACACAGCGTGTTCAGCAGAACCTCCGCTCCCAGGAGGACATACTGGCCCAAGTACAG ACTTCTCATCAGGAGTTTGCAGCACTCAAGCAATCTAATGCTGAAGCCAACCACAGGGAGGAGGTGTTGAAAAAACTGGCCTCAGCTCATGATAGCTACATTGAGATCAGCTCCAATCTTAGAGAGGGCACTAag TTCTACAATGATTTAACAGAAATCCTGCTGAAGTTCCAGAATAAGTGCAGTGACATTGTTTTTGCTCGCAAGACTGAGCGGGAGGAGCTTCtcaa GGAGTTGCAGCAGAGTATTGCTCGTGAGCCAAGCGCACCTTCCTTTAATGTCCCAGCTTACCAGTCTAATAACCCAGCCCCTGCTGCAGGAGGCCCCACCCCTGCTCCTAGGACCGTGTTT CCACTGCAGCCTCAGGCTAAATCACAGCCTCCAGCAAGACCACCACCGCCCAACTTTCCTGCTCAGGCTGCCAGTAGCACCAACGCAGAGCCTAACAGCCAAGCTCTGCCTGCGGTCAGCTCCAATCCCCCACCTGTGGCACCACCCTCTGCACCAACACAGGCTCAAGGACCACCCTACCCCACTTATCAGGGCTATCCAGG gtTTTATCAAATGCCGCTACCGTATAACCAGTATGGATATGGGTATGGCATGCCCTACATGCCCTTTCAAGCTCAGGGACAGGCTGGTTACCCTGGAGGTCCTCCTGTCCAGCAGCCTTACCCGTATCCTCAACAGCCTCCCCAGCAACAGCCCTACTACCCCCAGCAGTAG
- the ubp1 gene encoding upstream-binding protein 1, which translates to MAWVLKMDDATIESGLVHDFDASLSGIGQELGAGAYSMSDVLALPIFKQEDGNASVESESKNPPFQYVLCAATSPAVKLQEETLTYLNQGQSYEIRLLDNRKRGEMPELNNKTVKSIVRVLFHDRRLQYMEHQQLEGWKWNRPGDRLLDIDIPMCVGITEPHTHASQLNAVEFVWDVSKRASVFVQVHCISTEFTPRKHGGEKGVSFRIQIDTFRQTENGEYTQHLHSASCQIKVFKPKGADRKQKTDREKMEKRSAQEKEKYQPSYDTTILSETRLEPVIEEAVEHELKKSSKRTLPADCGDSTAKSKRGSCSPWPDNAYVNPNTAAPPTFTSNTHSYSNAVPESESSSPKHQVECSQVFMESLSPTASMQDVQQWLLKNRFNSYTRVFTHFSGSDLLKLTREDLVQICGPADGIRLYNALKSKAVRPRLIVYVCQECESPLLERRCHSKNGEHGSPTAINVYHALYLEELTAHELTRKISNVLSLPLTLINQVYRQGPTGIHILLSDQMVSNFSDESCFVVSLLKDDTSDRFHLVLK; encoded by the exons ATGGCGTGGGTGCTGAAGATGGACGACGCCACGATCGAGTCGGGACTCGTCCACGACTTTGACGCCAGTCTGTCCGGAATCGGGCAGGAGCTCGGAGCCGGAGCTTACAGCATGag TGATGTGCTGGCTCTGCCCATCTTTAAGCAGGAGGACGGGAATGCCTCAGTGGAGTCTGAGAGTAAGAATCCTCCGTTTCAGTATGTGCTGTGTGCTGCTACCTCCCCAGCTGTTAAACTGCAGGAGGAGACTCTCACCTACCTAAACCAAG gccAGTCTTACGAGATCCGTCTGCTAGATAACAGGAAGAGGGGAGAAATGCCAGAACTCAACAACAAGactgtgaag agtatagtgagagtttTGTTTCATGACCGGAGACTGCAGTATATGGAGCATCAGCAGCTGGAAGGCTGGAAGTGGAATCGCCCTGGAGATCGTCTCCTTGACATCG ATATCCCTATGTGTGTGGGTATTACTGAACCCCACACCCACGCCTCCCAGCTTAATGCCGTTGAGTTCGTGTGGGACGTTTCCAAACGCGCGTCTGTATTCGTACAG GTGCATTGCATAAGCACAGAGTTCACGCCAAGGAAGCATGGCGGAGAGAAGGGCGTATCGTTCCGCATCCAGATCGACACCTTCAGACAGACGGAGAACGGAGAGTACACCCAGCACCTGCACTCCGCCAGCTGCCAGATCAAAGTGTTTAAG CCGAAGGGAGCAGACCGGAagcaaaagacagacagagagaagatgGAAAAAAGGAGTGCacaggagaaagagaaataccAGCCCTCCTATGATACTACTATTCTCTCAGAG actcgTCTGGAGCCAGTGATAGAGGAGGCTGTGGAGCACGAGCTAAAGAAGTCGAGTAAGCGGACGCTCCCTGCAGACTGTGGAGACTCAACAGCCAAGAGCAAGAGAGGCAGT TGTTCTCCTTGGCCTGATAACGCTTATGTGAACCCAAATACAGCAGCACccccaaccttcacctccaacacacactcctacagtaACGCTGTTCCCGAAAG TGAATCATCTTCACCCAAGCACCAAGTAGAGTGTAGTCAGGTCTTCATGGAG tcattAAGCCCGACAGCTTCCATGCAGGACGTACAGCAGTGGCTTCTAAAGAACAGGTTTAACTCCTATACCCGTGTTTTTACACATTTCTCAG gttCTGATCTACTGAAACTGACTCGTGAAGATTTAGTGCAGATCTGTGGGCCAGCCGATGGGATCCGTCTGTACAACGCGCTAAAATCGAA ggcTGTTCGACCTCGGCTGATTGTGTACGTGTGTCAGGAGTGTGAGAGTCCCCTGCTGGAGAGACGCTGCCACAGCAAGAACGGAGAACACGGCAGTCCCACAGCCataaacg TTTACCATGCGCTTTACCTCGAAGAGCTGACCGCTCATGAGCTGACCAGAAAAATATCCAACGTATTGAGCCTGCCGCTAACCCTCATCAATCAAGTGTACAGGCAGGGGCCTACAGGAATACACATACTGCTCAGtgatcag ATGGTGTCTAACTTTTCTGATGAGAGTTGCTTCGTTGTCAGTTTGTTGAAAG ATGACACCAGTGACAGATTCCATCTGGTTCTCAAGTAG